In one Streptomyces sp. NBC_01241 genomic region, the following are encoded:
- a CDS encoding MaoC/PaaZ C-terminal domain-containing protein — translation MTASPWRGRDLGTRTVSYTERDAILYALAVGARASDLDLVFEERLRVLPTFALTLAQWAPDALGALGAFDIRTAVHGAQRLRVLAPLARSGEVAMTARVAEVWDKGSAAVFDVEVASECFVATWSLFAPGCGGFGGGRGAGAPKRPEKPADQRLAVTTHPDQAALYRLLGDRHHMHIDPEAARAAGMPRPFLHGLCTLAAVTLPVAETLGAHPADVVELEARFAAPVFPGERLDVHGWQDGDAGLRFETSAHERTAISGGRIRFRSTRPTGGPPIQEEDHDA, via the coding sequence ATGACCGCCTCCCCGTGGCGCGGCCGCGATCTCGGCACCCGTACCGTCTCGTACACCGAACGCGACGCGATCCTGTACGCGCTCGCGGTCGGAGCGCGGGCGAGCGACCTCGATCTGGTGTTCGAGGAACGGTTGCGGGTATTGCCCACGTTCGCGCTGACGCTGGCGCAGTGGGCTCCCGACGCCCTCGGCGCGCTGGGCGCCTTCGACATCAGGACCGCCGTCCACGGAGCCCAGCGGCTGAGGGTGCTGGCTCCGCTGGCGAGGAGCGGCGAGGTGGCGATGACGGCCCGGGTCGCCGAGGTGTGGGACAAGGGTTCCGCCGCCGTCTTCGACGTCGAGGTGGCGAGCGAGTGCTTCGTGGCGACGTGGTCGCTGTTCGCCCCCGGCTGCGGCGGCTTCGGCGGCGGCCGGGGTGCCGGCGCCCCGAAACGGCCGGAGAAACCCGCCGACCAGCGGCTGGCCGTGACCACGCACCCCGACCAGGCGGCGCTCTACCGGCTGCTCGGCGACCGGCACCACATGCACATCGACCCGGAGGCCGCCCGGGCCGCGGGCATGCCCCGGCCGTTCCTGCACGGTCTGTGCACGCTCGCCGCGGTCACCCTTCCCGTGGCCGAGACGCTGGGAGCCCACCCGGCCGACGTGGTGGAGCTCGAAGCCCGGTTCGCCGCGCCGGTGTTCCCGGGCGAGCGGCTCGACGTCCACGGATGGCAGGACGGCGACGCGGGCCTGCGGTTCGAGACGTCGGCACACGAACGCACGGCGATCTCCGGTGGCCGTATCCGTTTCCGTTCCACCCGCCCGACGGGCGGACCCCCGATCCAGGAGGAGGACCACGATGCTTGA
- a CDS encoding lipid-transfer protein: protein MTVSALSGAAAVVGIGATEFSKFSGRSELQLACEAVLAALADAGLKPSDVDGLVTFTAETNSEIHLARNTGMGELTFFSRIGYGGGAGCGTVQQAAMAVATGAAEVVVCYRAFNERSGERYGLGQADRPMDTTADRAAYAWMTPFGLSTPAQWVAMFARRYMHEYGATSEDFGRVAVVDRKHAANNPAAWFHGRPITLEDHQNSRWIAEPLRLLDCCQETDGGQALVVVSAERARDLPHPPAVIRAAAQGLGADQHMMTSYYRPTISGIPEMGLVGRQLYGQSGLGPDDIDAAILYDHFTPLVLPQLEELGFCGTGEAKDFIAEGNLEIGGRLPVNTHGGQLGEAYLHGMNGIAEGVRLVRGTSVNQPDGVGNVLVTAGTGVPTSGLVLGTAR from the coding sequence ATGACCGTCAGCGCCCTGTCCGGTGCCGCCGCCGTGGTGGGCATCGGGGCCACCGAGTTCTCCAAGTTTTCCGGGCGCAGCGAGCTCCAACTGGCCTGCGAGGCTGTGCTCGCCGCCCTCGCCGACGCCGGGCTGAAGCCGTCCGACGTCGACGGCCTGGTCACCTTCACCGCCGAGACCAACTCCGAGATCCACCTGGCCCGCAACACCGGTATGGGGGAGCTGACGTTCTTCTCCCGCATCGGCTACGGCGGCGGCGCCGGCTGCGGGACCGTGCAGCAGGCGGCCATGGCCGTCGCCACGGGCGCCGCGGAGGTGGTCGTCTGCTACCGCGCGTTCAACGAGCGCTCCGGCGAACGGTACGGGCTCGGGCAGGCCGACCGGCCGATGGACACCACCGCCGACCGTGCCGCGTACGCCTGGATGACCCCGTTCGGACTGAGCACCCCCGCCCAGTGGGTCGCCATGTTCGCCCGCCGGTACATGCATGAATACGGCGCCACCAGTGAGGACTTCGGCCGGGTTGCCGTTGTCGACCGCAAGCACGCCGCGAACAATCCCGCCGCGTGGTTCCACGGGCGGCCCATCACCCTGGAGGACCACCAGAACTCGCGCTGGATCGCCGAACCGCTGCGCCTGCTGGACTGCTGCCAGGAGACCGACGGCGGCCAGGCCCTGGTCGTCGTGTCGGCGGAGCGGGCCCGCGACCTGCCCCACCCGCCCGCGGTGATCCGCGCCGCGGCCCAGGGACTGGGAGCCGACCAGCACATGATGACCAGCTACTACCGGCCGACGATCAGCGGCATTCCGGAAATGGGCCTGGTCGGGCGGCAGTTGTACGGTCAGAGCGGCCTCGGGCCCGACGACATCGACGCCGCGATCCTGTACGACCACTTCACCCCGCTGGTGCTGCCGCAGCTGGAGGAGCTGGGCTTCTGCGGGACGGGCGAGGCCAAGGACTTCATCGCGGAGGGGAACCTGGAGATCGGCGGCCGGCTTCCGGTGAACACCCACGGCGGTCAGCTCGGCGAGGCCTATCTGCACGGCATGAACGGCATCGCGGAGGGCGTCCGGCTGGTCCGCGGCACCTCGGTGAACCAGCCCGACGGAGTCGGCAACGTCCTCGTCACCGCGGGGACCGGGGTACCGACCAGCGGACTCGTCCTGGGAACCGCCCGATGA
- a CDS encoding TetR family transcriptional regulator, translating into MVPRIAEARAGAEPSSPGQRARQLRILRAAAELAAEQDLDRVQMHEVAKAAGVAIGTLYRYFPSKTHLFTAVMAEQIEGFGARLPERGADTSAVDAVFETLASATHNLLRHPTLATAMIQSANSASAATVTDVTRVDTGFRDLMLKAWGVEHPAEQHLTRVRLLTLLWYGVLQSRLNGRISAADAESDLRMACELLLAPGPTPLETRSG; encoded by the coding sequence CCGGTCAGCGGGCGCGTCAGCTGCGCATCCTCCGCGCGGCCGCGGAGCTCGCCGCCGAGCAGGACCTGGACCGGGTGCAGATGCATGAGGTGGCCAAGGCCGCCGGAGTGGCGATCGGCACGCTCTACCGCTACTTCCCTTCGAAGACCCACCTGTTCACCGCGGTCATGGCCGAGCAGATCGAAGGCTTCGGCGCACGGCTGCCCGAGCGCGGCGCCGACACCTCTGCGGTGGACGCCGTCTTCGAGACGCTGGCCAGCGCCACGCACAACCTGCTGCGCCATCCGACGCTCGCCACCGCGATGATCCAGTCGGCGAACTCCGCGAGCGCCGCGACCGTCACCGACGTGACGCGCGTCGACACCGGCTTCCGCGATCTCATGCTGAAAGCCTGGGGTGTGGAGCACCCCGCGGAGCAGCACCTCACCCGCGTCCGGTTGCTGACGCTGCTCTGGTACGGCGTCCTGCAGTCGCGGCTCAACGGGCGGATCTCCGCCGCCGACGCGGAGTCCGACCTGCGCATGGCGTGCGAGCTGCTGCTCGCGCCCGGCCCCACGCCCCTGGAGACGCGCTCGGGTTGA
- a CDS encoding MaoC family dehydratase, producing MAIGDTLPELSIRLTRTLIVATALASRDYQDVHHDPELARQRGSKDIFMNILTSNGLVDRYITGWAGPAAVVKAIRIRLGAPNHPGDTMVLSGTVTARTDEDRGLEISVRGTNSLGTHVTGTVTVRLPEGAGHR from the coding sequence GTGGCCATCGGCGACACTCTCCCCGAGCTGTCGATCCGGCTCACCCGCACGCTCATCGTCGCCACCGCCCTCGCGAGCCGCGACTACCAGGACGTGCACCACGACCCCGAACTGGCGCGGCAGCGCGGCTCGAAGGACATCTTCATGAACATCCTGACCAGCAACGGACTGGTCGACCGGTACATCACGGGATGGGCCGGCCCGGCCGCGGTCGTCAAGGCGATCCGGATCCGGCTCGGCGCGCCCAACCACCCCGGCGACACGATGGTGCTCAGCGGCACCGTCACGGCCAGGACCGACGAGGACCGCGGGCTGGAGATCTCCGTGCGGGGCACCAACAGCCTGGGCACCCATGTCACCGGCACGGTGACCGTGCGACTTCCGGAGGGGGCGGGGCACCGATGA
- a CDS encoding 3-oxoacyl-ACP reductase has translation MSSTNSLVGRTAVVTGAGAGLGRSEALALAARGANVVVNDVGPAAEEVVAEIKALGREAVAVTGDVGEWSMGDRLVRAAVETFGSLDILVNNAGVLRDKMLFNLTESDWDDVIRVHLKGHAAVSRAAAAHWRAAAKAVGGPVYGRVVNTSSEAFLFGAPGQPNYSAAKAGITALTLATAQGLSRYGVRANAICPRARTGMTEAVFGAGANADDGLDILAPERVGTFVSYLASPAAEEINGQVFVVYGDMVALMAAPTVERKFTAADGTFTPEELDSQLTPYFSGRNPYHNYAAFSVAELDTTGVENVAAAN, from the coding sequence ATGAGCTCGACGAACAGCCTGGTGGGGCGTACCGCCGTCGTCACCGGCGCCGGTGCCGGCCTCGGCCGGAGCGAGGCGCTGGCGCTCGCGGCCCGGGGCGCCAACGTGGTGGTGAACGACGTGGGGCCGGCCGCCGAGGAGGTCGTCGCGGAGATCAAGGCCCTGGGCCGCGAGGCCGTCGCGGTGACCGGCGACGTCGGCGAGTGGTCCATGGGCGACCGGCTGGTGCGGGCCGCGGTGGAGACCTTCGGCAGCCTGGACATCCTCGTCAACAACGCGGGTGTGCTGCGCGACAAGATGCTCTTCAACCTCACCGAGTCCGACTGGGACGACGTCATCCGCGTCCACCTCAAGGGGCACGCCGCCGTCTCGCGCGCGGCGGCGGCGCACTGGCGGGCGGCTGCCAAGGCGGTCGGCGGCCCCGTCTACGGGCGGGTGGTCAACACCTCCTCCGAGGCCTTCCTCTTCGGGGCCCCGGGCCAGCCGAACTACTCCGCGGCCAAGGCCGGCATCACCGCGCTGACCCTGGCCACCGCCCAAGGGCTGTCCCGTTACGGCGTGCGCGCCAACGCGATCTGCCCGCGGGCCCGCACCGGCATGACGGAGGCGGTCTTCGGCGCCGGGGCGAACGCCGACGACGGACTGGACATCCTCGCCCCCGAGCGGGTCGGGACGTTCGTGAGCTATCTGGCCTCACCCGCCGCGGAAGAGATCAACGGCCAGGTGTTCGTCGTCTACGGCGACATGGTGGCTCTCATGGCGGCCCCCACCGTGGAACGGAAGTTCACCGCGGCCGACGGGACCTTCACCCCGGAGGAGCTCGACTCCCAGCTGACGCCCTACTTCAGCGGGCGCAACCCGTACCACAACTACGCGGCCTTCAGCGTCGCCGAACTCGACACCACCGGGGTCGAGAACGTGGCAGCCGCGAACTGA
- a CDS encoding 2-keto-4-pentenoate hydratase translates to MLEPSQRAGAADLLWAAQRDRVPVAPLTETFPGIDVVDAYEIQLANIRRQLATGVTVSGHKVGLSSKVMQQMMGVDEPDYGHLLSDMVLSEETPVDTGRYCFPRIEVEIGYVLGESLPGEGCTGEDVLAATEYVVASIELIDSRIQDWKIGLADTIADNASSAGVVLGAARVAPRDLDLTDIGAVLYRGGEEIARGNTSAVLGDPTEAVAWLARKVASFGVRLEAGHIVLPGSCTRAVDVRPGDDFRAEFAGLGPVSVRFA, encoded by the coding sequence ATGCTTGAGCCGTCGCAGCGTGCCGGAGCCGCAGACCTGTTGTGGGCGGCACAGCGGGACCGGGTACCGGTGGCCCCGCTCACCGAGACGTTCCCCGGTATCGATGTGGTCGATGCCTACGAGATCCAACTGGCGAACATCCGCAGGCAGTTGGCGACGGGGGTCACCGTGAGCGGCCACAAGGTGGGGCTCTCCTCGAAGGTCATGCAGCAGATGATGGGGGTCGACGAGCCGGACTACGGCCATCTGCTCTCGGACATGGTGCTGTCGGAAGAGACCCCCGTCGACACCGGCCGTTACTGCTTCCCCCGGATCGAGGTCGAGATCGGCTACGTACTCGGCGAGAGCCTCCCCGGAGAGGGGTGCACGGGCGAGGACGTCCTCGCCGCGACGGAGTACGTCGTCGCGAGCATCGAACTCATCGACAGCCGCATCCAGGACTGGAAGATCGGACTCGCGGACACCATCGCCGACAACGCCTCCTCGGCGGGAGTGGTCCTGGGGGCCGCCCGGGTCGCCCCGCGCGACCTGGACCTCACCGACATCGGCGCCGTGCTGTACCGGGGCGGCGAGGAGATCGCGCGCGGCAACACCAGTGCGGTGCTCGGGGATCCGACGGAGGCCGTCGCCTGGCTGGCCCGCAAGGTGGCGTCGTTCGGCGTCCGGCTGGAGGCCGGTCACATCGTGCTGCCCGGCTCCTGCACCCGGGCGGTCGACGTGCGGCCCGGAGACGACTTCCGTGCCGAGTTCGCCGGGCTGGGCCCGGTGTCGGTCCGCTTCGCATAG